From a region of the Sminthopsis crassicaudata isolate SCR6 chromosome 6, ASM4859323v1, whole genome shotgun sequence genome:
- the LOC141547024 gene encoding olfactory receptor 5G9-like — protein sequence MASGNYTGVTEFIFVGLKYHPKLQVILFLLVLSFYLINMTGNLGMIILIRVDVRLHTPMYFFLSHLSFVDMSFSSIVAPKMLRDFFEERKTISFLGCALQQWFFGFFVAIECFLLASMAYDRYVAICNPLLYSIAMSQKHCNQLVAIPYAAGFIDAMIHTPAAFRLPFCGPNVINHFFCDIFPLLSLICADTSINKLLVFVIAGIVGTFSGLIILVSYIYILTAILRIQSAEGRQKAFSTCSSHLTAVTILYGTLFFVYVRPSSNFSMDTNKLVSMFYTSVTPMLNPLIYSLRNKEVKDAIHRTIAKFCIRM from the coding sequence ATGGCCAGTGGAAACTACACTGGAGTTACAGAGTTCATTTTTGTGGGCCTGAAGTATCATCCAAAGCTGCAGGTCATCCTTTTCCTTctagttttatctttttatcttattaACATGACAGGCAATCTAGGAATGATCATCCTCATACGGGTTGATGTCCGCCTTCATACCcctatgtattttttcctcagtCATCTATCTTTTGTGGACATGAGCTTTTCATCCATAGTGGCTCCCAAAATGCTTAGAGACTTCTTTGAGGAGAGAAAGACCATCTCTTTCCTGGGCTGTGCCTTACAACAATGGTTCTTTGGGTTCTTTGTGGCCATTGAATGCTTCCTCTTGGCATCTATGGCCTATGACCGCTATGTTGCAATCTGTAATCCATTGCTTTACTCCATTGCAATGTCCCAGAAACACTGCAACCAGCTTGTGGCTATCCCCTATGCTGCTGGATTCATAGATGCCATGATTCACACTCCCGCTGCTTTTCGCCTCCCTTTTTGTGGCCCAAATGTCATTAATCACTTCTTTTGTGacattttccctctcctctcccttatATGTGCTGATACCAGCATCAACAAGTTATTAGTTTTTGTTATTGCTGGGATTGTTGGTACTTTCAGTGGTCTGATCATCCTGGTCTCCTACATCTACATCCTCACAGCCATCCTCAGGATCCAGTCTGCAGAAGGCAGACAGAAAGCCTTCTCCACCTGCTCTTCTCATCTCACTGCTGTCACCATATTATATGGTACCCTCTTTTTTGTCTATGTGCGTCCTAGCTCAAATTTCTCCATGGACACCAATAAACTTGTCTCTATGTTTTATACATCAGTGACCCCCATGTTGAACCCCCTCATTTATAGCCTAAGGAACAAAGAGGTCAAAGATGCCATCCATAGAACCATTGCTAAATTTTGTATCAGGATGTGA
- the LOC141547533 gene encoding olfactory receptor 5G9-like gives MASGNYTGVTEFIFVGLKYHPKLQVILFLLFLSFYLINMIANLGMIILIWVDVRLHTPMYFFLSHLSFVDMSFSSIVAPKMLRDFFEERKTISFLGCVLQQWFFGCFVAIECFLLAAMAYDRYVAICNPLLYSIAMSQKHCNRLVAIPYAAGFIDAMIHTPAAFRLPFCGPNVINHFFCDIFPLLSLICADTSINKLLVFAIAGIVCTFSGLIILVSYIYILTAILRIQSAEGRQKAFSTCSSHLTAVTILYSTLIFVYVRPSSSFSMDTNKLVSMFYTSVTPMLNPLIYSLRNKEVKDAIHRTIAKFCIRT, from the coding sequence ATGGCCAGTGGAAACTACACTGGAGTTACAGAGTTCATTTTTGTGGGCCTGAAGTATCATCCAAAGCTACaggtcattctttttcttctatttctatctttttatctcaTTAATATGATAGCCAACCTAGGAATGATCATCCTCATATGGGTTGATGTTCGCCTTCACACCcctatgtattttttcctcaGCCACCTGTCATTTGTGGACATGAGCTTTTCATCTATAGTGGCTCCCAAAATGCTTAGAGACTTCTTTGAGGAAAGAAAGACCATCTCTTTCCTGGGCTGTGTCTTACAACAATGGTTCTTTGGGTGTTTTGTGGCCATTGAATGCTTCCTCTTGGCAGCCATGGCCTATGATCGTTATGTTGCAATCTGTAACCCATTGCTTTACTCCATTGCAATGTCCCAGAAACACTGCAACCGGCTTGTGGCTATCCCTTATGCTGCTGGATTCATAGATGCCATGATACACACTCCCGCTGCTTTTCGCCTCCCTTTTTGTGGCCCAAATGTCATCAATCACTTCTTTTGTGacattttccctctcctctccctcataTGTGCTGATACCAGCATCAACAAGTTGTTAGTTTTTGCTATTGCAGGGATTGTTTGTACCTTCAGTGGTCTGATCATCCTGGTCTCCTACATCTACATCCTCACAGCCATCCTCAGGATCCAGTCTGCAGAAGGCAGACAGAAAGCCTTCTCCACCTGCTCTTCTCATCTCACTGCTGTCACCATCTTATACAGTACGCTCATTTTTGTCTATGTGCGTCCTAGCTCAAGTTTCTCCATGGACACCAATAAACTTGTCTCTATGTTTTATACATCTGTGACCCCCATGTTGAACCCCCTCATCTATAGCCTAAGGAACAAAGAGGTCAAAGATGCCATCCATAGAACCATTGCTAAATTTTGTATCAGGACATGA